In Alteromonas macleodii, the sequence TATACCGTGTTGGCAAAGCGCGTCATTCACCAAACCAAACATATGACGGGTTGGCTTAACTTGACCGTAAACACTGCTAATGGCTTGCTGCGTAGCTGTATCGTCGGTATTGAGCGACGTAATTGTCATGCCAGCAGGCACGTTCAAGGTGTTTACTTGCGTTACCAATACACCATCAACGAAAATCAAGTCGATAGCATTCAGGTTTTCTATTGCTGGAACTGGCAGGCTGTCTGCTTGGACAGCTTGTTTCGCTTCACGCTTTTCTACAGGCGTGAGCGGCGTAAAACGCCAGCTCTCGCTTCTGCGCGCTGGCCAGCCGTCAGCTTTTAACTGTGTTAAGGCCTGTTGACGCACGGGCGATAAATAATCGTCGCGCTGTGCGCTATCAATGACCTGTTCTAGCCATTGACTCATGCCTCAGCCTCCTCGTACGCTTTACCTAAAAATGCATAACCGCTCTTCTCTACTTCTAGTGCAAGTGAAGCGTCGCCGCTTTTCACGATTTTGCCGTCAGCAAGAATGTGCACAAAGTCAGGCTTAATGTAATCCAGAAGACGCTGATAGTGGGTTACAACGATGAAGCTGCGCTCACCGTCGCGCTGGCTGTTAACGCCATCCGCAACAACCTGTAACGCGTCAACGTCAAGGCCTGAATCAGATTCATCTAGAATGCAAAGCTTTGGCTCTAGCAAAATCATTTGCATGATTTCGTTACGCTTCTTCTCACCACCAGAGAAACCTTCGTTCACACCACGCTTTAGGAAGTCTAGTGGAAGCTGAACTTGCTTACAGGCTTCTTTAGCTTTTTTAAGAAACTCAGCAGCCGATAGAGGCTCTTCGCCACGCTCTTCGCGCATAGCGTTTACCGACTCTTTCATGAATTCCATATTGCTTACGCCAGGAATTTCAACTGGGTATTGGAACGCAAGGAAAAGGCCTTCACGAGCACGCTCTTCTACTTCAAGCTCTAATAGGTCTTTACCGTTAAGCTTGGCTTCGCCTTCGCTTACTTCGTAACCATCACGACCAG encodes:
- the sufC gene encoding Fe-S cluster assembly ATPase SufC; this encodes MLSIKNLHASVEEKNIIKGLNLEVKPGEVHAIMGPNGAGKSTLGYVLSGRDGYEVSEGEAKLNGKDLLELEVEERAREGLFLAFQYPVEIPGVSNMEFMKESVNAMREERGEEPLSAAEFLKKAKEACKQVQLPLDFLKRGVNEGFSGGEKKRNEIMQMILLEPKLCILDESDSGLDVDALQVVADGVNSQRDGERSFIVVTHYQRLLDYIKPDFVHILADGKIVKSGDASLALEVEKSGYAFLGKAYEEAEA